CGCTCAGCACGCCGCTCATCAGGCCGCCGCCGCCCACGGAACAGACGACGACATCGAATTCCACACCCAGCTCGCGCGCCTGCAGCACCGCTTCATCGATCATGGTGGCGTTGCCATCCCAGATGTCGGGATGGTCGAAAGGCGGGATGTAGACGCTGCCGGGCTGCTCGCAGAGCTGCAGCGCCAGCTGGTTGGCTTCGTCCCAGACCGCGCCGTGCACGATCACCTCGGCGCCGATGTCGCGGATGCGCTGGCAGACCGAGGCGGCGGTGCTTTCAGGGACGACGATGGTGGTCTTGATGCCGAGCGCAGCGCCGGCGAAGGCAGCGGCAAAGCCGGCGTTGCCGCCGGACGGACACACCAGGTGGCTAGCGCCGGCCGCTACCGCGCGCTGGCATAGCAGGCCGATGCCGCGCAGCTTGAAGGAGCCGGCCGGCTGGGTGTTTTCCATCTTCAGCAACACGATCTTGTCGAGCGCGACGGAAAGTTGCGGATGTCGCAGTAATGCGGTGTGAATATGCAGTGAAGTCATGTTCTTGACGTTGTTGCCTTTTTTTCAATTGTGCCATTAAACAAGGAAATCACAAAACCCGTCCTGATGTCACTTCATTCTTATTGTGTCTAAGCTGCCCCGTCCAGGCGACCCCCAACTACGCGTCCCGGCCTCGTCGGCCCCGGCTACGCGCCCCGGTCATTCCCGCGAACGCGGGAATCCATGTTGATTGCTATCGTTGCCAACCTGGATCCCCGCGTTCGCGGGGATGACGGCGCTATCGCATAAACGCTGTCCGGCACTTGTCTTAATTAGTTTCCGCAAACAACTCGCGACCAATCAGCATGCGGCGGATTTCGCTGGTGCCGGCGCCGATTTCATACAGCTTGGCGTCGCGCCACAGGCGTCCCACCGGATACTCGTTGAT
The sequence above is a segment of the Collimonas sp. PA-H2 genome. Coding sequences within it:
- a CDS encoding pyridoxal-phosphate dependent enzyme; protein product: MTSLHIHTALLRHPQLSVALDKIVLLKMENTQPAGSFKLRGIGLLCQRAVAAGASHLVCPSGGNAGFAAAFAGAALGIKTTIVVPESTAASVCQRIRDIGAEVIVHGAVWDEANQLALQLCEQPGSVYIPPFDHPDIWDGNATMIDEAVLQARELGVEFDVVVCSVGGGGLMSGVLSGLHRNGLAHIPLIAAETDGAASLNAAVRAGELVSLPAITSIASTLAAKRVAAECFAWTQRHEVHSVVVSDAQAVSAALQFADQMRTLVEPACGAALAVAYENLPVLAPYKRPLIVVCGGIGVSLAMLAGWKERFSL